A genomic segment from Stappia indica encodes:
- a CDS encoding sugar-binding transcriptional regulator gives MAIRAAWMSFVGGATQGEIATRLGISTARVHRLIAHAQKTGLVRFQIADRPSDCLEIEAVLVDAHGLSSCLIAPDIGGGDDASAIRAIAEVAGPHLASLLGNPSLVQLGVGMGRTLKAAVEMMPRIQRPDLSIVSISGSLTRKLSANPFDVVQQLAERTGGEGYYLPVPYLAESVAERDTFLGQRSVQALLDRARASGLFVIGIGSVEDDGHLISRDLISREEQRDLIATGAVCDLMGRFIGRDGRLVPAKLGDKAVGLPFEAVRGARIVALAGGLGKLEATRAALRAGLITDLIVDESLGRALAVAEGTRQARSA, from the coding sequence ATGGCGATCCGCGCCGCGTGGATGTCCTTCGTCGGCGGCGCGACGCAGGGCGAGATCGCCACGCGCCTCGGCATCTCCACGGCCCGCGTGCATCGGCTCATCGCCCATGCCCAGAAGACCGGCCTCGTCCGCTTTCAGATCGCCGATCGCCCCTCCGACTGCCTGGAGATCGAGGCAGTGCTGGTGGACGCCCATGGCCTGTCCTCCTGCCTGATCGCGCCCGATATCGGCGGCGGTGACGATGCGTCGGCGATCCGGGCCATCGCCGAGGTGGCCGGTCCGCATCTCGCCAGTCTGCTCGGCAATCCCTCGCTCGTCCAGCTTGGCGTCGGCATGGGCCGCACGCTGAAGGCTGCGGTGGAGATGATGCCCCGCATCCAGCGCCCGGATCTCAGCATCGTTTCGATTTCCGGCTCGCTGACGCGCAAGCTCTCCGCCAACCCGTTCGACGTCGTCCAGCAGTTGGCTGAGCGCACGGGCGGCGAGGGCTACTATCTGCCGGTGCCTTACCTGGCCGAGAGCGTTGCCGAGCGCGACACGTTCCTCGGCCAGCGCAGCGTCCAGGCGCTGCTCGACCGTGCGCGCGCTTCCGGTCTCTTCGTCATCGGCATCGGCTCGGTGGAAGACGACGGCCATCTCATCAGTCGCGACCTGATCTCGCGCGAGGAGCAGCGCGACCTGATCGCGACGGGTGCGGTCTGCGACCTGATGGGCCGCTTCATCGGCCGCGACGGACGGCTGGTGCCGGCCAAGCTCGGCGACAAGGCGGTCGGACTGCCCTTCGAGGCCGTTCGCGGCGCGCGCATCGTCGCGTTGGCCGGCGGGCTCGGCAAGCTTGAGGCCACGCGTGCAGCGCTGCGCGCGGGGCTGATCACGGACCTGATCGTCGACGAGAGCCTGGGCCGGGCCCTGGCCGTCGCGGAAGGAACCAGACAAGCCCGCTCGGCATGA
- a CDS encoding BMP family lipoprotein produces MKSVILGAAAAVLLAGTALAQDIQPAVVYDLGGKNDKSFNEAAFIGAEKFKADTGIDYRDFEIQNDSQREQALRNFARRGANPVIAIGFLHANALTKVAKEFPDTQFAIVDEKVDLPNVRSIVFKEHEGSYIVGKLAAMASQSGKVGFVGGMDIQLIRKFACGYKQGVKETNADIEILENMTGSTGAAFNDPVKGGELAKSQIDRGADVIYHAAGATGLGVLQAAADAGKLGIGVDSNQNAVHPGKVLTSMLKRVDVAVEKAFTDAKDGKWTSGVYSLGLAEDGVDWALDDNNKALITEEMKSAVDQAKADIISGKIAVHDYMATESCPF; encoded by the coding sequence ATGAAAAGCGTGATCCTCGGGGCTGCTGCGGCGGTCCTGCTCGCCGGAACGGCGCTGGCTCAGGACATCCAGCCGGCGGTCGTCTATGATCTTGGCGGCAAGAACGACAAGTCCTTCAACGAGGCGGCCTTCATCGGCGCCGAGAAATTCAAGGCCGACACCGGCATCGACTATCGCGATTTCGAGATCCAGAACGACAGCCAGCGCGAGCAGGCGCTGCGCAACTTTGCGCGCCGCGGCGCCAACCCGGTGATCGCCATCGGCTTTCTTCATGCCAATGCGCTGACGAAGGTCGCCAAGGAATTCCCGGACACCCAGTTCGCCATTGTCGATGAAAAGGTCGATCTGCCGAACGTTCGCTCGATCGTCTTCAAGGAGCATGAAGGCTCCTACATCGTCGGCAAGCTCGCCGCGATGGCCTCGCAGAGCGGCAAGGTCGGCTTTGTCGGCGGCATGGACATCCAGCTGATCCGCAAGTTCGCTTGCGGCTACAAGCAGGGCGTCAAGGAAACCAACGCTGACATCGAGATCCTCGAGAACATGACCGGTTCGACCGGCGCTGCCTTCAACGATCCGGTCAAGGGCGGCGAGCTCGCCAAGTCGCAGATCGACCGCGGTGCGGACGTGATCTACCACGCTGCCGGCGCCACGGGTCTGGGCGTCCTGCAGGCCGCCGCGGATGCCGGCAAGCTCGGCATCGGCGTCGACAGCAACCAGAACGCCGTGCATCCGGGCAAGGTGCTGACCTCGATGCTGAAGCGCGTCGACGTTGCGGTCGAGAAGGCCTTCACCGATGCCAAGGACGGCAAGTGGACCTCGGGCGTCTATTCGCTCGGTCTTGCCGAGGATGGCGTCGACTGGGCGCTCGACGACAACAACAAGGCGCTGATCACCGAGGAGATGAAGTCCGCGGTCGACCAGGCCAAGGCCGACATCATTTCCGGCAAGATCGCCGTCCATGACTACATGGCGACCGAGAGCTGCCCGTTCTGA
- a CDS encoding BMP family lipoprotein, producing MTPILKTVAVLALAAGLVATPAMGEPALVYSVGGKFDGSFNEAAFRGAERYAAETGAPYRDFEIARDADSLQALRGFAARGAEPVVAIGYNQAAAVAAAAKDFPQTDFSIVDMVVEAPNVRSVVFREHEGSYIAGLLAAMASKTGTIGFVGGMDIPIIRRFLCGYRQGAASVSPDIRVLFNMTGDTPAAFADPARGAELARGQINRGADVIIQAAGGTGIGVLQAVADAGVLGIGTDSNQNGLHPGRILTSIRKRVDVAVYRNFADAQAGTWSAGIEVLGLAEGGMDWVIDDNNRALVTAQMEAAAGEAAARIAGGTITVHDAASDGECPL from the coding sequence ATGACGCCTATCCTGAAAACCGTTGCGGTTCTCGCCCTTGCGGCTGGCCTTGTCGCGACACCCGCCATGGGTGAACCGGCCCTGGTCTATTCCGTCGGCGGCAAGTTCGACGGCTCGTTCAACGAGGCGGCCTTTCGGGGCGCCGAGCGGTACGCTGCCGAGACCGGCGCCCCCTATCGGGATTTCGAGATCGCGCGCGATGCCGACAGCCTGCAGGCGTTGCGCGGCTTTGCCGCGCGCGGCGCGGAACCGGTCGTTGCCATCGGCTACAATCAGGCTGCTGCCGTCGCGGCCGCGGCGAAGGACTTCCCGCAGACGGATTTCTCCATCGTCGACATGGTGGTCGAGGCCCCCAATGTGCGCTCGGTCGTCTTCCGCGAGCATGAAGGCTCGTATATCGCCGGCCTGCTGGCGGCGATGGCCTCGAAAACCGGGACCATCGGTTTCGTCGGCGGCATGGACATTCCGATCATCCGCCGGTTTCTCTGCGGCTACCGGCAGGGGGCGGCATCCGTTTCGCCCGACATCCGCGTTCTCTTCAACATGACCGGCGACACGCCGGCGGCCTTTGCCGATCCGGCCCGCGGCGCGGAGCTTGCGCGCGGCCAGATCAACCGCGGCGCCGATGTGATCATCCAGGCAGCCGGCGGCACCGGCATCGGGGTCCTTCAGGCCGTGGCCGATGCCGGCGTTCTCGGCATCGGCACCGACAGCAACCAGAACGGCCTCCATCCGGGCCGCATCCTCACCTCGATCCGCAAGCGCGTGGATGTCGCCGTCTACCGCAATTTCGCCGACGCGCAGGCGGGCACGTGGAGCGCGGGCATCGAGGTGCTCGGCCTTGCGGAGGGCGGCATGGACTGGGTGATCGACGACAACAACCGCGCGCTCGTCACCGCGCAGATGGAGGCGGCGGCCGGCGAGGCAGCCGCGCGGATCGCCGGCGGCACGATCACCGTGCACGACGCGGCCAGCGACGGGGAGTGCCCGCTGTGA
- a CDS encoding ABC transporter ATP-binding protein: MSDQLAIELVGVDKRFGQVHANKDIHLKVRKGSIHGIVGENGAGKSTLMSILYGFYHADSGEIRVDGSKVSIPSSQAAIALGIGMVHQHFMLVENFTVLENIILGAEGGALLAGGVSKARAELKRLADDYDLKVDPDALIEDLPVGLQQRVEILKALFRSADILILDEPTGVLTPAEADHLFRILRVLRDEGKTVLLITHKLREIMAVTDEVSVMRRGEIVATRQTSKTSMGELAELMVGRRVLLEVEKGPAAPGRPVLTVENLTVRDARGVDVVRNVSLEVRAGEIVGIAGVSGNGQSELLEAIAGIRAVTSGIVTVDGTRVDLAQGGTDPAAMRALGLAHVPEDRHRMGLVTRFPECENAILGYHRDPAYGRGPFLDFDRIRAVAKVEIEKYDIRPADCMLKTANFSGGNQQKIVLAREIERDPVILLVGQPTRGVDIGAIEFIHKRIVALRDAGKGVLLVSVELDEIRALADRVLVMFDGQVVGERAPETAESELGLLMAGASGQEAAE; encoded by the coding sequence GTGAGCGACCAGCTTGCCATCGAACTCGTCGGCGTCGACAAGCGCTTCGGACAGGTCCACGCCAACAAGGACATCCACCTGAAGGTCCGCAAGGGCTCCATCCACGGCATCGTCGGCGAGAACGGCGCCGGCAAGTCGACGCTGATGTCGATCCTCTACGGCTTCTATCACGCCGATTCCGGCGAGATCCGCGTCGATGGCAGTAAGGTCTCGATCCCCTCCAGCCAGGCGGCGATCGCGCTGGGCATCGGCATGGTCCATCAGCATTTCATGCTGGTGGAGAACTTCACCGTGCTGGAGAACATCATTCTGGGCGCCGAGGGCGGTGCGCTTCTTGCCGGCGGTGTGTCGAAGGCGCGAGCGGAGCTGAAGCGCCTTGCCGACGACTATGACCTCAAGGTCGATCCCGACGCGCTGATCGAGGACCTTCCCGTCGGCCTGCAACAGCGGGTGGAAATCCTCAAGGCGCTGTTCCGCAGCGCCGACATCCTGATCCTGGACGAGCCGACCGGCGTTCTGACCCCGGCGGAGGCCGATCATCTCTTCCGCATCCTTCGCGTGCTGCGCGACGAGGGGAAGACGGTGCTGCTGATCACCCACAAGCTGCGCGAGATCATGGCGGTGACGGACGAGGTCTCCGTGATGCGGCGCGGCGAGATCGTCGCCACCCGCCAGACGTCGAAGACCTCGATGGGCGAGCTTGCCGAGTTGATGGTCGGCCGCCGTGTCCTGCTGGAAGTGGAGAAAGGTCCGGCCGCGCCCGGCCGTCCGGTGCTGACCGTCGAGAACCTGACGGTGCGCGATGCGCGCGGCGTCGATGTCGTGCGCAATGTCTCGCTGGAGGTGCGGGCCGGCGAGATCGTCGGCATTGCCGGCGTTTCCGGCAACGGCCAGTCCGAGCTGCTGGAGGCGATTGCCGGCATCCGTGCGGTGACGTCGGGCATCGTCACGGTCGACGGGACGCGGGTGGATCTTGCGCAGGGCGGCACAGACCCTGCCGCCATGCGTGCACTCGGGCTCGCGCATGTGCCCGAAGACCGCCACCGCATGGGGCTGGTGACGCGCTTTCCCGAATGCGAGAATGCCATTCTCGGCTATCACCGCGACCCGGCCTATGGGCGCGGGCCATTCCTCGATTTCGACCGCATCCGCGCGGTGGCGAAGGTCGAGATCGAAAAATACGACATCCGCCCGGCCGACTGCATGCTGAAGACCGCCAACTTCTCCGGCGGCAACCAGCAGAAGATCGTGCTGGCGCGCGAGATCGAGCGCGATCCGGTCATCCTGCTCGTCGGCCAGCCGACGCGCGGCGTCGACATCGGCGCCATCGAGTTCATTCACAAGCGCATCGTCGCCCTGCGCGATGCGGGCAAGGGCGTCCTGCTGGTCTCGGTGGAGCTCGACGAGATCCGGGCACTGGCCGACCGGGTGCTCGTCATGTTCGACGGTCAGGTGGTCGGAGAGCGCGCGCCGGAAACGGCGGAAAGCGAGCTGGGCCTGCTGATGGCGGGCGCCAGCGGACAGGAGGCGGCGGAATGA
- a CDS encoding ABC transporter permease, which translates to MTAGQLPRWVDYGLMPALNVAAAFLVSGLVVLLIGENPVEAVKVLVWGSLGWNEGIGFTLFYATNFIFTGLAVAIAFHAGLFNIGGEGQAYLGGLGVALACLALDRYVPWWVTLPFAVLGAAAFGAAWAFIPALLQAKRGSHVVITTIMFNFIAASLMVYLLVNLLSKRGSMQPETRTFESGGRLPLLQDVLPGTDFGSAPVNFSFLLALAACLLVWIVVWRTRLGYEIRTFGANPVAAVYAGISPLRITVVTMLMSGGLAGMMAINEIMGSQHRLLIEFVSGYGFVGIAVALMGRAHPVGIVFAAVLFGMLYQGGAELAFEMPTITRDMIVVIQGLVILFAGALEHMFRPVLLRIFGVLAARPAPAA; encoded by the coding sequence ATGACGGCGGGACAGCTTCCGCGCTGGGTCGACTACGGATTGATGCCGGCGCTCAATGTCGCGGCAGCCTTCCTTGTCTCGGGCCTGGTGGTGCTCTTGATTGGCGAGAACCCGGTCGAGGCGGTCAAGGTTCTGGTCTGGGGCTCGCTCGGCTGGAACGAGGGCATCGGCTTCACCCTGTTCTACGCGACCAATTTCATCTTCACCGGCCTTGCGGTGGCCATCGCCTTCCATGCGGGCCTCTTCAACATCGGCGGCGAGGGCCAGGCGTATCTGGGCGGCCTCGGCGTCGCCCTGGCGTGTCTGGCGCTCGACCGATATGTGCCCTGGTGGGTGACGCTTCCCTTCGCGGTACTGGGAGCTGCCGCCTTCGGCGCGGCCTGGGCCTTCATCCCGGCGCTCCTTCAGGCCAAGCGCGGCAGCCATGTCGTGATCACCACGATCATGTTCAACTTCATCGCCGCCTCGCTGATGGTCTACCTGCTGGTCAACCTCCTGTCGAAGCGCGGGTCGATGCAGCCGGAAACCCGGACCTTCGAGAGCGGCGGCCGCCTGCCGCTGCTGCAGGACGTGCTGCCCGGCACCGATTTCGGATCCGCGCCGGTGAATTTCTCCTTCCTGCTCGCGCTCGCCGCCTGCCTTCTGGTGTGGATCGTCGTCTGGCGCACCCGGCTCGGCTACGAGATCCGCACCTTCGGCGCCAATCCCGTCGCCGCCGTCTATGCCGGCATTTCGCCGCTGCGCATTACCGTCGTCACCATGCTGATGTCCGGCGGTCTCGCGGGCATGATGGCGATCAACGAGATCATGGGTTCGCAGCACCGGCTGCTGATCGAGTTCGTGTCCGGCTACGGCTTCGTCGGCATCGCGGTCGCGTTGATGGGACGTGCGCATCCGGTCGGCATCGTCTTCGCCGCAGTCCTGTTCGGCATGCTCTACCAGGGCGGTGCGGAACTGGCCTTCGAGATGCCGACGATCACCCGCGACATGATCGTCGTCATCCAGGGGCTGGTGATCCTGTTCGCCGGTGCGCTGGAGCATATGTTCCGCCCGGTATTGCTGCGCATCTTCGGGGTGCTGGCCGCCCGGCCGGCTCCGGCAGCGTGA
- a CDS encoding ABC transporter permease produces the protein MFETLIFVLDSTARLSTPLLLAALAGLYSERSGIFDIGLEGKMLGAAFAAGTAAVLSGSAWIGLAAGILVSVALALVHGFACITNRGNQIVSGVAINFLALGLTALLGQAWFGQGGRTPSVTGDGRFGDVTWPFAAELRDVPVIGGLYSELLSGHNILVYAAFLAVPFSWWVLYRTRFGLRLRAVGENPGAVDTAGISVTWLRYRAVICTGILCGFAGTYLSIGQSASFIANMTAGKGFIALAALIFAKWKPVPVMFACLLFGFLDAVAIRLQGQQVPGIGEVPVQAIQALPYILTVVLLAGFIGKAVPPRAGGTAYVKERS, from the coding sequence ATGTTCGAAACCCTGATCTTCGTGCTCGACAGCACCGCACGCCTGTCCACACCGCTGCTGCTGGCAGCCCTTGCCGGGCTCTATTCCGAGCGCTCCGGCATTTTCGACATCGGGCTGGAAGGCAAGATGCTGGGCGCAGCCTTTGCCGCCGGCACGGCGGCAGTGCTCAGCGGCTCTGCCTGGATCGGCCTTGCCGCCGGCATTCTCGTCTCGGTGGCGCTGGCGCTGGTGCACGGTTTTGCCTGCATCACCAATCGCGGCAACCAGATCGTCTCCGGCGTCGCCATCAACTTCCTGGCACTGGGCCTGACGGCGCTGCTCGGCCAGGCCTGGTTCGGCCAGGGCGGACGCACGCCGTCGGTAACGGGAGACGGCCGCTTCGGAGATGTCACATGGCCCTTCGCCGCGGAGCTGCGCGACGTCCCGGTGATCGGCGGGCTCTATTCGGAGCTCCTGTCCGGCCACAACATCCTCGTCTACGCCGCCTTCCTTGCCGTGCCCTTCTCGTGGTGGGTGCTGTATCGCACACGCTTCGGCCTGCGCCTGCGCGCAGTCGGCGAGAATCCTGGCGCGGTCGATACGGCCGGCATCTCCGTCACCTGGCTGCGCTATCGCGCGGTGATCTGCACGGGCATCCTGTGCGGCTTTGCCGGCACGTATCTCTCCATCGGCCAGTCGGCGAGCTTCATCGCCAACATGACGGCCGGCAAGGGTTTCATCGCCCTCGCGGCGCTGATCTTCGCCAAGTGGAAGCCGGTGCCGGTGATGTTCGCCTGCCTGCTCTTCGGGTTCCTCGATGCGGTGGCGATCCGCCTGCAGGGCCAGCAGGTGCCGGGCATCGGCGAGGTTCCGGTGCAGGCCATCCAGGCCCTTCCCTACATTCTGACCGTGGTGCTGCTTGCCGGGTTCATCGGCAAGGCGGTCCCGCCGCGCGCCGGCGGCACCGCCTATGTCAAGGAACGCAGCTGA
- the cdd gene encoding cytidine deaminase has protein sequence MSRFDELFAAASAARENAHAKYSGFRVGAALVTRDGRIFAGCNVENASFPEGWCAETSALGAMVSAGGRPGDVVEVLVTAKAALCTPCGGCRQRLAEFAGDDVPVHICDDTGLRRTLTMADLLPARFVLNDEERDI, from the coding sequence ATGAGCCGCTTCGACGAGTTGTTTGCCGCCGCCAGTGCGGCCCGCGAAAATGCGCATGCGAAATATTCCGGCTTTCGCGTCGGGGCTGCCCTTGTCACACGCGACGGGCGCATCTTCGCCGGCTGCAATGTGGAAAATGCCAGCTTTCCCGAAGGCTGGTGCGCCGAGACCAGCGCGCTGGGCGCGATGGTGTCCGCGGGCGGCCGGCCGGGCGACGTGGTCGAGGTGCTGGTCACCGCGAAGGCGGCGCTGTGCACCCCTTGCGGCGGTTGCCGCCAGAGACTTGCCGAATTCGCCGGCGACGATGTGCCGGTTCACATCTGCGACGACACCGGGCTGCGCCGCACGCTGACCATGGCGGACCTGCTGCCGGCCCGGTTCGTTCTCAATGACGAGGAGAGGGACATATGA